The DNA segment AAACTGACTCAAGACAACATTGTTCACCAGCGCGGCACCGACAGATATTATTAAGAGCTCTTTCATTGATTGTCACCTCCCCGATCTTTATGTGAAGGACATTCTGTGTCTTTGCAGGAAGCACAGCCATAGCTTTCTGTCACGTACGATGTTCCTTTCGAGGCCTTGTGGTCTTTGATCTTATTAATCAGTGCAACAAGTAATGCCAGGACAAAGAACGCACCAGGGGCCATAATAAATATTGTCACCGGTTCAAAAGAAGAAGGCATAATATGCATGCCCATCAGTGTTCCGGAACCAATTACCTCACGTACCGCTCCAATAAAAAAGAGTCCGATTGTAAAGCCAATCCCCATTCCTAATCCGTCAAAGAGAGAAGGAATCACCGGATTCTTGCCGGCATAAGCCTCTGCACGCCCCATAATGATACAGTTGACCACAATCAGCGGTATGTAAATACCAAGAGCCGTATATAATCCTGGCAGATATGCTTTCAGCAAAAATTCTACGATTGTAACCAGCGTAGCGATGACACCGATGTAAGCAGGCATACGCACACTATTCGGTATGACCTTGCGAAGCATGGAAATCAGCATATTAGAGGCAGCCAGTATAATTGTCGTAGTCAGTCCCATACCAATACCATTGATAGCTGAAGTGGTAACCGCAAGTGTCGGACACATGCCGATCATCATAACAAAAATTGGGTTTTCTTTTACGATTCCATTGTACAAACGTTCTGCAGGTGTGTTTGGATTCATGATTCTATCGCCTCCCCATTTAGTATTTCAGATACATCAATACAGGCATTCACGGCATTTGTGACGGCATTTGTTGTGACCGTGGCTCCACTGATTGCGTCAATTTGATTCTCTGAACCTCCCCCACCCTTTGTGTATTCAAACGCGTCAACCTTTTTGTTTTTAAATTGCTTTTTGAAATCGTTTGTATCTGCATTCATTCCGAGCCCGGCTGTCTCATTTAATTGTAAAAAGGAGATGCCAGCTGTGGTACCGTCTTTTGTTAAACCGACTGTCATCTGAATATCTCCTCCATACCCCTCACGGGAAGTCACAGTAATCGCATAGCCTGAAAAATTTCCTGAGTTAGTAAGTCCCCTGTAAGCCTCATCAATAATCTGCGCATCTAGTCCATCTTTTTTTAGTAATGACTGAAATTCAGTTTTTTTATCTGAAATGTTAATCTTTTCAAATTTATCTGCATCCGGTAATACATCCATAAGAGCCTCTGTTTTTGTTTGCCGCTCTCGATTTTCAATCGGCTTTTTGGTGATTTCATGAAATGTTCCAAGAAGGACACCTAGAATCACGGCAATCACTGTCAAAGAAAGTGCATCCCTTAATACTTTTTTCAATTTCTTCGGCTCCTTTCCTTTTGCAGTCCAAATCCACCGGGCATTGTCAGACGTTCAATCACCGGAACTAGAAGATTCGTGAATATAATTGCATAAGACACACCCTCTGGTGCAGCACCGAATTTTCTGAAAATCCATGTCATGAGACCTAATAGGATTCCATAGATCATCTGTCCCTTTTTTGTAATCGGACGCGTTGTATAGTCTGTCGCCATAAAGAATGCTCCCAGCATCAGCCCACCGCCGCAAAGCTCTGCGACAGTCAGTCCGAGATCAAATCCACTGGATAACAGATAAAGTATTGCAAATGTCCCTAAATATGTAAGAGGAATGACATAATCAATAATTTTAAATATGAGAAGAAAGATTCCTCCAAGCATCAGCAGCAGGACAGACGTCTCTCCAATTGTCCCATTGGTATTGCCAAGGAACATATCCAACAGCTGATATGTTCCGCCTGGTTTGATTGTGGCCAGAGGTGTCGCAGAGGAAATTGGTGTGGAAGAGGAAACCGGCGTAGAGGAGGATACACTGTCCACAATTTTACCCGCAGTCCACTTACTTATCGTAAAATCCGTCATTCTTGAGGGAAAAGATATCAGCAGAAAACATCTTGCGGCAAGTGCCGGATTCATAAAATTCTGTCCAATTCCGCCAAATAACTGTTTTACAATAAGAATGGCAAAAACATCGCCAATAACAACTACCCACCAGGGAACCGATGATGGCAGACAGAGTGCAAGAAGAAGGCCTGTCAC comes from the Blautia liquoris genome and includes:
- the rsxE gene encoding electron transport complex subunit RsxE, translating into MNPNTPAERLYNGIVKENPIFVMMIGMCPTLAVTTSAINGIGMGLTTTIILAASNMLISMLRKVIPNSVRMPAYIGVIATLVTIVEFLLKAYLPGLYTALGIYIPLIVVNCIIMGRAEAYAGKNPVIPSLFDGLGMGIGFTIGLFFIGAVREVIGSGTLMGMHIMPSSFEPVTIFIMAPGAFFVLALLVALINKIKDHKASKGTSYVTESYGCASCKDTECPSHKDRGGDNQ
- a CDS encoding RnfABCDGE type electron transport complex subunit G, translated to MKKVLRDALSLTVIAVILGVLLGTFHEITKKPIENRERQTKTEALMDVLPDADKFEKINISDKKTEFQSLLKKDGLDAQIIDEAYRGLTNSGNFSGYAITVTSREGYGGDIQMTVGLTKDGTTAGISFLQLNETAGLGMNADTNDFKKQFKNKKVDAFEYTKGGGGSENQIDAISGATVTTNAVTNAVNACIDVSEILNGEAIES
- a CDS encoding RnfABCDGE type electron transport complex subunit D, whose protein sequence is MSQLLHVSSSPHIRDGLNTQTIMFMVLTALMPASVMGVYLFGIPALTVIIISVATSVLTELIFERLMHKPVTVSDGSAMVTGLLLALCLPSSVPWWVVVIGDVFAILIVKQLFGGIGQNFMNPALAARCFLLISFPSRMTDFTISKWTAGKIVDSVSSSTPVSSSTPISSATPLATIKPGGTYQLLDMFLGNTNGTIGETSVLLLMLGGIFLLIFKIIDYVIPLTYLGTFAILYLLSSGFDLGLTVAELCGGGLMLGAFFMATDYTTRPITKKGQMIYGILLGLMTWIFRKFGAAPEGVSYAIIFTNLLVPVIERLTMPGGFGLQKERSRRN